Proteins encoded by one window of Winogradskyella sp. PG-2:
- a CDS encoding methylated-DNA--[protein]-cysteine S-methyltransferase, with translation METCIINSPLGFTKIVGDNDGISQVTVLNSEENITDIIPSELEDCATQLQEYFDGSRKTFDLKLNPQGTDFQKRVWNQLETIPYGKTISYLNLSKQLGDVKAIRAAASANGKNPLWIIVPCHRVIGSDGSLTGYAGGLHRKQWLLEHESPYKQQSLF, from the coding sequence GTGGAGACATGCATCATTAATTCACCTTTAGGATTCACTAAAATTGTTGGTGATAATGATGGTATTTCTCAAGTAACAGTATTAAATTCTGAAGAAAATATTACTGATATTATTCCCTCAGAACTTGAAGATTGCGCTACTCAACTACAAGAGTATTTTGATGGTTCTCGCAAAACTTTTGATCTAAAGCTTAATCCTCAAGGTACCGATTTTCAAAAAAGAGTTTGGAATCAACTTGAAACTATTCCTTATGGTAAAACCATCTCTTATCTAAATTTATCCAAACAACTTGGTGATGTTAAGGCTATCCGAGCTGCTGCAAGTGCTAATGGTAAAAACCCGCTTTGGATTATTGTACCATGCCATCGGGTTATTGGAAGTGATGGTAGTCTAACCGGTTATGCTGGTGGATTACATAGAAAGCAGTGGCTGTTAGAGCATGAAAGTCCTTATAAGCAACAATCTTTGTTTTAA
- a CDS encoding sensor histidine kinase — translation MKRKINLLIIASILGLIALSIIQGYLVNNTYELKKKAFIRETTRSISKIDDFSSALDSLSDIWQEQFVNKLIDYKFNLVKKEDVIQGLELVIDSVNEAYISEYQKALVESNVPYGIRFHKKVRAIIITDSVKNDTLFHSKKGAKQIILGDNFSEDNSIGISTTNWQTDHDSNRVINGEAKEISFSLTFQSADEIDIAGWKKIVLKQMLGLLLLSLFIFATVIGLLYYSIKSLIKQKKIADIKTDFVNNITHELKTPLATLTLATKMLNNDNVKQQPLLVRNTINTIERQNKRLQKLIDQVLNNSLGYKEIQLNKETVDVKKYLDTVLDDFMLSITTKNLTLNRNFSILTNQLKLDKFFVTTALLNVLENAVKYSGDEIIINFNVESNTELKISITDNGIGISEKDKKQVFEKFFRVGNKEIHDVKGLGLGLYYTNQIIKAHNGNIRVLGKEGNGTTFILTLPFN, via the coding sequence ATGAAAAGAAAAATTAATCTTTTAATTATTGCTTCAATCCTTGGTTTAATAGCACTTTCTATTATACAAGGGTATTTAGTAAATAACACCTACGAATTAAAGAAAAAAGCATTTATTAGAGAGACGACTAGATCAATTTCTAAAATTGATGATTTTTCTTCTGCACTAGATTCGCTCTCAGATATTTGGCAAGAACAATTTGTGAATAAACTTATTGATTATAAATTTAATCTTGTTAAAAAAGAAGATGTTATTCAAGGTTTAGAGTTAGTTATTGACTCTGTTAATGAGGCTTATATTTCTGAATATCAAAAAGCTTTAGTAGAAAGTAATGTTCCTTATGGTATTAGATTTCATAAAAAAGTAAGGGCTATAATTATTACAGACTCTGTAAAAAATGATACCTTATTTCACTCTAAAAAGGGTGCAAAACAAATCATTTTAGGGGATAATTTCTCTGAGGATAATAGTATTGGTATAAGCACTACTAATTGGCAAACAGATCATGATTCTAATCGAGTTATTAATGGAGAAGCTAAAGAAATATCCTTTAGTCTCACTTTTCAGAGTGCTGATGAAATAGATATTGCTGGTTGGAAAAAGATAGTGCTTAAACAAATGTTGGGTCTATTATTATTATCCCTCTTCATTTTTGCAACTGTTATTGGACTACTCTACTACTCCATTAAAAGCCTAATAAAACAAAAGAAAATTGCCGATATTAAAACTGACTTTGTCAATAATATTACACACGAACTTAAAACACCATTGGCTACACTAACTTTAGCCACAAAAATGCTAAATAATGATAATGTAAAACAACAACCTCTATTAGTCAGAAATACTATAAACACAATAGAGCGTCAGAATAAAAGACTTCAAAAATTGATTGACCAAGTGTTAAATAATAGTTTGGGCTACAAAGAGATTCAGCTTAATAAAGAAACTGTTGATGTTAAGAAATATTTAGATACTGTTTTAGATGATTTTATGCTTTCTATAACGACCAAAAACCTTACACTTAACAGAAATTTTTCGATATTAACCAATCAATTAAAGCTGGATAAGTTTTTTGTGACTACAGCACTCCTAAATGTTTTAGAGAATGCTGTTAAATACTCAGGTGATGAGATTATAATCAATTTTAATGTTGAAAGTAACACTGAATTAAAAATTTCAATTACAGATAATGGTATTGGAATATCGGAGAAGGATAAAAAGCAAGTATTTGAAAAATTCTTTAGAGTAGGAAATAAGGAAATTCATGATGTAAAAGGACTTGGACTTGGTTTATATTATACCAATCAAATTATAAAGGCACACAATGGAAACATCCGTGTTTTAGGTAAAGAAGGTAATGGCACTACTTTTATTTTAACGCTTCCGTTTAATTAA
- a CDS encoding PaaI family thioesterase — MYKSGTEFLKRFIKVSTIYKYGFNWSPMYSRTTAKLIEVSDDLHYVKIRLRLNWKNRNYAGSIFGGSMLSATDPIYMIQLIQILGEDYVVWDKSVKARYKKPAKSTIYGEFIFTAEEISNIKQSVRENNQIDIVKTMSLVDDNQNIIATFNKTLYIADKCFYKDKLKQRKENN, encoded by the coding sequence ATGTATAAATCTGGAACAGAATTTTTAAAACGATTTATTAAGGTGTCCACCATTTATAAATATGGTTTTAATTGGTCACCAATGTATAGCAGAACTACAGCAAAACTAATTGAAGTCAGTGATGATCTACATTATGTAAAAATAAGACTAAGGCTCAACTGGAAAAACCGCAATTATGCAGGTTCAATATTCGGTGGTAGTATGTTGTCAGCAACAGACCCTATTTATATGATTCAATTGATTCAAATCCTTGGTGAGGATTATGTGGTTTGGGATAAAAGCGTCAAAGCCCGTTATAAAAAACCTGCTAAATCAACTATTTATGGTGAGTTTATTTTTACTGCAGAAGAAATTTCCAATATAAAGCAGTCTGTAAGAGAGAACAATCAAATTGATATTGTCAAAACCATGAGTCTAGTTGATGACAACCAAAATATAATTGCTACTTTTAATAAAACACTTTATATCGCAGATAAATGTTTTTATAAAGACAAATTAAAGCAACGCAAAGAAAATAACTAA
- a CDS encoding CNNM domain-containing protein encodes MGLLIFYAVISIFFSFLCSILEAVLLSITPTFLNLKKKEGKSYANDLEELKKDVDRPLIAILTLNTIAHTVGAILVGVQAKVAYTELYGSTTRSFLGFDFTEEAMVGVVSTIMTILILVASEIIPKTIGATYWKQLANFTTKALNVLIFPLKWTGILWILQLTTKLIGGKGHGSVLSREGFVAMTEIAEEEGVFEENESKIIKNLLTFKEVFAKDVMTPRTVMKAEDENSTVEAFFNKNMNLRFSRIPIFSDNPDNIKGLVLKGEVFKEMALDNGSKKLSELKRNIIVVERDLPIPKLFEQLVESRNHMALVVDEYGSVSGLVTMEDVIETLLGLEIMDESDNVSDLQHMARKSWEARAKKLGIFEDKPSEENE; translated from the coding sequence ATGGGCTTACTCATTTTTTACGCTGTCATTTCTATTTTCTTTTCATTCTTATGTTCAATTTTAGAGGCTGTACTCTTAAGTATCACTCCAACATTTCTTAATCTTAAAAAGAAAGAAGGGAAATCTTACGCCAATGATTTAGAAGAATTAAAGAAGGATGTAGATCGTCCTTTAATTGCCATCCTTACACTCAATACTATTGCACACACTGTTGGTGCTATTTTAGTTGGTGTACAAGCTAAGGTTGCATATACTGAGCTTTATGGTAGCACTACACGAAGTTTTTTAGGGTTTGACTTTACAGAAGAGGCCATGGTTGGTGTGGTTTCCACTATTATGACTATTCTTATTTTGGTGGCTTCAGAGATTATTCCTAAAACAATTGGTGCAACGTATTGGAAACAATTAGCAAATTTTACAACAAAAGCACTTAATGTTTTAATCTTTCCTTTAAAATGGACCGGCATTCTATGGATACTTCAGCTCACTACTAAACTAATTGGAGGAAAAGGCCACGGAAGTGTTTTAAGTAGAGAGGGCTTTGTTGCTATGACAGAAATAGCAGAAGAAGAAGGTGTGTTTGAAGAAAATGAAAGTAAAATCATTAAAAATCTTCTAACCTTTAAAGAGGTTTTTGCTAAAGATGTTATGACGCCTAGAACCGTTATGAAAGCTGAAGATGAAAACTCAACTGTTGAAGCGTTTTTTAATAAAAATATGAATCTCCGTTTTTCAAGGATTCCTATTTTTTCTGATAATCCAGATAATATTAAGGGTTTAGTCTTAAAAGGAGAGGTCTTTAAAGAAATGGCTTTAGATAATGGCTCAAAAAAATTATCAGAACTTAAAAGAAATATCATTGTTGTAGAACGTGATTTACCAATCCCAAAATTATTTGAACAATTAGTTGAAAGCAGAAATCATATGGCTTTAGTTGTTGATGAATACGGTTCTGTTAGTGGCTTAGTAACTATGGAAGATGTTATTGAAACTTTACTTGGACTTGAAATTATGGACGAAAGTGATAATGTATCGGATCTTCAACATATGGCAAGAAAAAGCTGGGAAGCTAGAGCCAAAAAATTAGGGATTTTTGAAGATAAACCCTCAGAAGAAAACGAATAA
- a CDS encoding response regulator transcription factor: MKSILLAEDDVDFGNILKQYLEISGYTITWAKDGREALELFKKDTYNICVFDVMMPKMDGFTLAEKVADINPETPFIFLTARKLKEDKIKGLKLGADDYIVKPFEADELVLRLNNILRRTEKSSIQLQQSEIIKIGNYSLDTKRLEITCGSYKKQLTQKEGELILFLYKHKNQLLKREDILKAVWGNDDFFSGRSMDVFISRLRKYFKLDTSISIESIRNVGLEFKVC, encoded by the coding sequence ATGAAAAGTATCTTATTAGCAGAGGACGATGTTGACTTTGGAAATATTTTAAAACAATATTTAGAAATATCAGGTTATACAATTACTTGGGCTAAAGATGGGAGAGAAGCTCTAGAATTATTCAAAAAAGACACTTATAATATTTGTGTTTTTGATGTAATGATGCCGAAAATGGATGGCTTCACATTAGCAGAAAAAGTCGCAGATATTAATCCTGAAACACCATTCATTTTCCTAACAGCTCGTAAACTCAAAGAAGACAAAATTAAAGGTTTAAAACTTGGTGCTGACGATTATATCGTAAAGCCCTTTGAAGCAGATGAACTTGTTTTAAGGCTTAACAATATTCTTAGGCGAACAGAAAAATCATCAATACAACTTCAACAATCAGAAATTATCAAAATTGGTAATTATAGTCTCGATACCAAAAGATTAGAAATAACTTGTGGTAGCTACAAAAAACAACTCACACAAAAAGAAGGAGAGCTTATCTTATTTTTGTACAAGCATAAAAATCAACTTCTAAAACGTGAAGATATCTTAAAAGCTGTTTGGGGAAATGATGATTTCTTTTCGGGGAGAAGTATGGATGTATTCATCAGTAGACTTCGTAAATACTTTAAATTAGACACGTCTATATCTATTGAAAGCATCAGGAATGTTGGTTTAGAATTTAAGGTATGTTAA